Proteins from one Triticum aestivum cultivar Chinese Spring chromosome 7A, IWGSC CS RefSeq v2.1, whole genome shotgun sequence genomic window:
- the LOC123150535 gene encoding uncharacterized protein isoform X3 — translation MSHFDVKCLRSHSSLGRFKMFRIKGVGSATRVEERRENMLLMGILKSLRWYRTGNSSWSYLRYHPFDIEVAFPLCITNLNWNLPN, via the exons ATGTCACACTTTGATGTGAAGTGCCTG AGATCACATTCATCACTAGGAAGGTTCAAGATGTTCCGCATCAAAGGCGTCGGCAGTGCTACAAGAGTTGAAGAAAGACGAG AAAATATGTTGTTGATGGGGATTTTAAAAAGCTTGAGGTGGTACCGAACGGGAAACAG TTCATGGAGTTATTTGAGGTATCATCCTTTTGATATAGAGGTGGCATTCCCATTGTGTATTACAAACTTGAACTG GAACCTTCCAAACTGA
- the LOC123150535 gene encoding uncharacterized protein isoform X4, whose product MSHFDVKCLRSHSSLGRFKMFRIKGVGSATRVEERRGRKYVVDGDFKKLEVVPNGKQFMELFEEPSKLNLNTFMLLN is encoded by the exons ATGTCACACTTTGATGTGAAGTGCCTG AGATCACATTCATCACTAGGAAGGTTCAAGATGTTCCGCATCAAAGGCGTCGGCAGTGCTACAAGAGTTGAAGAAAGACGAG GAAGAAAATATGTTGTTGATGGGGATTTTAAAAAGCTTGAGGTGGTACCGAACGGGAAACAG TTCATGGAGTTATTTGAG GAACCTTCCAAACTGAACTTGAACACTTTCATGCTTCTGAACTAA
- the LOC123150535 gene encoding uncharacterized protein isoform X2, translating into MSHFDVKCLRSHSSLGRFKMFRIKGVGSATRVEERRENMLLMGILKSLRWYRTGNSSWSYLRQLHFKHQVDLRPDTGEARDGSSRRWPLTTARKLEKTSTSLSLA; encoded by the exons ATGTCACACTTTGATGTGAAGTGCCTG AGATCACATTCATCACTAGGAAGGTTCAAGATGTTCCGCATCAAAGGCGTCGGCAGTGCTACAAGAGTTGAAGAAAGACGAG AAAATATGTTGTTGATGGGGATTTTAAAAAGCTTGAGGTGGTACCGAACGGGAAACAG TTCATGGAGTTATTTGAG GCAACTTCATTTCAAGCATCAGGTTGACTTGAGGCCTGACACCGGTGAGGCCAGAGACGGCAGTTCAAGGCGGTGGCCGTTGACAACGGCCAGGAAGCTAG AAAAAACTAGCACGTCTCTCTCCCTCGCGTGA
- the LOC123150535 gene encoding uncharacterized protein isoform X1, whose product MSHFDVKCLRSHSSLGRFKMFRIKGVGSATRVEERRENMLLMGILKSLRWYRTGNSSWSYLRYHPFDIEVAFPLCITNLNWQLHFKHQVDLRPDTGEARDGSSRRWPLTTARKLEKTSTSLSLA is encoded by the exons ATGTCACACTTTGATGTGAAGTGCCTG AGATCACATTCATCACTAGGAAGGTTCAAGATGTTCCGCATCAAAGGCGTCGGCAGTGCTACAAGAGTTGAAGAAAGACGAG AAAATATGTTGTTGATGGGGATTTTAAAAAGCTTGAGGTGGTACCGAACGGGAAACAG TTCATGGAGTTATTTGAGGTATCATCCTTTTGATATAGAGGTGGCATTCCCATTGTGTATTACAAACTTGAACTG GCAACTTCATTTCAAGCATCAGGTTGACTTGAGGCCTGACACCGGTGAGGCCAGAGACGGCAGTTCAAGGCGGTGGCCGTTGACAACGGCCAGGAAGCTAG AAAAAACTAGCACGTCTCTCTCCCTCGCGTGA